A single region of the Salicibibacter cibi genome encodes:
- the dnaN gene encoding DNA polymerase III subunit beta produces the protein MHITIDSHTFITGVQHANKAVSSRTTIPILTGIKIQVHTDGVTLIGSDSDVSIETFIPKSDEEQSYMTIYEEGEMVLQAKYFSEIVRKMPGETLTLKKDGNMAATISSENVIFHLNGFDPDNYPKLPQLEEDQVFTLPYHLLKDIIRQTVFAVSTQETRPVLTGVNFSINNQELTVTATDSHRLAMRTVGVETEETLEINNVIIPGKSLTELSRILDDSEDMVTVIVTKTQVLFKMKNLLFFSRLLEGKFPLTSNMIPSEGKTTVTLSTKALNQSLERAMLLSREAKNNVIHIKSTGTTEIEITSISSEVGKVKESIEADEIKGEDLQIAFNGKNTLDALKTLDTERISLMFTGTMSPFVIRPLDHQQMIHLFSPVRTS, from the coding sequence ATGCATATTACCATTGATAGCCATACTTTTATCACCGGTGTGCAACATGCAAACAAAGCAGTATCTTCAAGAACAACCATTCCAATATTGACGGGAATAAAAATTCAAGTGCATACAGACGGAGTTACATTAATCGGCAGTGATTCTGATGTTTCGATTGAAACGTTTATTCCAAAGAGTGATGAAGAACAAAGTTATATGACCATTTATGAAGAAGGAGAAATGGTTTTACAAGCAAAATATTTTTCTGAAATTGTACGGAAAATGCCCGGAGAAACGTTAACCTTAAAAAAAGATGGCAATATGGCGGCAACGATCTCGTCAGAAAATGTTATTTTTCATTTGAACGGTTTTGATCCCGATAATTATCCAAAACTGCCGCAACTAGAGGAAGACCAAGTATTCACACTTCCATATCATTTATTAAAAGATATCATTCGCCAAACGGTTTTTGCCGTCTCAACGCAAGAAACACGCCCTGTTCTTACCGGTGTCAATTTTTCCATAAACAATCAAGAACTCACAGTAACGGCAACCGATAGCCACCGACTCGCGATGAGAACAGTTGGCGTTGAAACCGAGGAAACATTGGAAATCAATAACGTAATCATCCCCGGAAAAAGTCTAACCGAACTTAGCCGTATCCTGGATGATAGTGAAGATATGGTCACAGTCATTGTGACGAAAACACAAGTGCTTTTTAAAATGAAAAATTTACTATTTTTTTCCAGGTTACTCGAGGGGAAATTTCCCCTTACATCAAATATGATTCCATCGGAAGGAAAAACAACCGTCACATTGTCAACGAAAGCATTGAACCAATCGTTAGAACGGGCGATGCTCCTTTCCAGGGAAGCAAAAAATAATGTCATTCACATCAAAAGTACCGGGACAACTGAAATAGAGATTACATCGATCTCTTCAGAAGTAGGCAAAGTAAAAGAATCCATCGAAGCTGATGAAATAAAAGGCGAAGATCTACAAATTGCCTTTAACGGTAAAAACACATTGGACGCTTTAAAAACACTTGACACTGAAAGAATTTCCCTTATGTTCACCGGTACGATGAGTCCTTTTGTGATTCGTCCCCTTGATCATCAACAAATGATTCACTTATTTTCT